CCTGTGGTGAATCTAAAAACACAACTCAATAATTCATCAAATATTGACAATCAAAAACCATTTTTAGATATACTTCAACAATTATTTTCATAAAGTATCACAGACTTCCAATCTGTGTAAAAATATCTTTTCCTACAGACTAGTAAGTCTGTCATACATAAACAAATATGTTTTTTCCAGCTTTACTTCTCGGTCTTACAGGTAGTTTGCATTGTGTGGGAATGTGCGCTCCTCTCACATTTGCATTTATGCAGGGCAAAAATTTTGTTCAAAAACTTTTCTTTTATCAGTTAGGCAGAATTCTGATGTACGCCATTTTAGGAATGGGAGTTGGTTTTGTCGGACAGGCTTTGTTTTTTTCAAATTGGCAAAGTTATGCTGCTTTTCTGTTGGGTGGTACACTGATTTTGGCAGGTCTTTTTAGTTTTAATTTGGATAGAATAACCAATAAAATTTCTGTTTTGAAATGGATTTCTTTAAAAATAACGCCTTTGATAGGAAATTATCTGTTTGATGAAAAACCCTATAAATTATTTTTTGCAGGACTTTTAAATGGTCTGTTGCCTTGTGGTTTGGTTTATTTTGCACTTTTGGGAGCAGTTGCAGCAGGAACAAGCCTTGAAGGTGGAATTTTTATGACAGGTTTTGGGCTTGGAACACTTCCTTTACTTCTTACTTCTTTATTTTTTTCAAAATATTTCTCTCAAAAAATAAATACAAAAAACATTATTTTTCAAAAATTAAAAATTATTTATCCCTATGCTTTTATACTTATGGGTATTTGGTTTTTGGGAATGGGAATAATTTCTTGGCAAAATGGTGTGGCTGATTGTCATTAGCTTGATTTTGATTAGATTGTTGTTTAATTTTATAAAAAATACAATCAGTAAAGAAAAAGTATTATACTATCCACCATGAAAAAGAAAAAAGTTGAATTCCCAAAATGTGAAACTTGCCCAAAACGAGCTGCTTCGGTTTTTTGTGATTTATCAGAAGAAGAAGTTGCAAATATGTCAGCTACAAAAGGGTGTAATTTTTATAAACGAGGTCAAAATTTATTTTATGAAGGTTCTCGTGCTATTGGTGTACATTGTATTTATGAAGGAAAAGTAAAACTGACCAAATTAGGAATTGATGGAAAAGAACAGATTGTCAAAATAGCTTCAGATGGAGAGGTATTGGGATATAATTCTTTACTTAGTCAAATGCCTTATAATGTTTCAGCAGAGGCACTAGATGATGCTGTAGTATGTTTTTTACCTACTTCGACTTTTTCAGAACTCATCGACGATAATAAGAATTTTCCTCGTAAGATGATGCAACTGATGGCAAAAGATACGCAAGATATGGAGCAACGTCTTACAAATTGGATGCAAAAATCAGTTAGAGAACGTCTTGCAGAGGTTCTTTTATTGCTTCATAATCGCTACCCAGATAAAGATAAAAATCAAACCATTGATGTTCGTTTGAGCCGAGAAGAAATTGCAAATCTCGTCGGAACTGCCACAGAAAGTGCCATTCGTTATCTTTCTGAACTCAACACTGATAAAATTATAGAATTAAAAGGAAAGGAAATAATTATTTTAGATAGAGAAAAACTTGTCAAGATAGCCAATATTGATATAGTTTAACTCTTAATCAAAATTGTTTTAATCATTCAAAAAATAGCTAATATCTTCTAAGAGTCCAATGTCAGAAGGTAATTTTGTGTCAGAATATACCAATTTGCCTTTTTTATCGATTAGAAAAGCTGATGGCAAGCCATTCAAGTTATACCCTAATGTATCAGAAAAATAACAAGTGAGAGAAGTTATATTTAGTTCTTTAAACCTAGTCTCTAAATTTTTATTGTTTGAAGAAACAGTAGAACTTAATTTTGCTGTCTGAATCCAAAGGAACACAATTTGATTTGATTTATTTTCAGTTTGATTTTTTATTTGATTATTTAAGTATTCAAAACCTTTTAAATAATTTTCTATAAAATCACTTTCTAAAGAGCCAAAAAACAAATAAACAATTTTGCCTCTAAAATCAGATAATTTTACAGTTGCACCAGTTGCATCTGGTAAAGAAAAGTTGGGTGCAAGTTTTCCTATTTTCATCTTCTGACTATTTTCAATAAACTCTTTTAGAACTGAAGCTGATTTGTCGTCTTTATGAATGGAAAGATATTTCTTATAGTATTTTTTATAGAGTTTTTCGTTGCCTTGTTTGGCTAATTCTATAATCAAAATGGACTGTGCGTGTGCTTGTACGCTTCCAAGGAGTTCTTTTTCTGTAATCTCAAATAAAAGAGGGTAATACAAATCCGAATAGGCTTTTAGAGAAGTTTCTTGGTGAGATTTGATATAACGAAATTCTAAATAATTTCTCAAAAAACGTAAATAAGCAGGCTGATTTAGAGCTGATGGACTTTGAATAATTGTTTCTTCAAAAAAAGAGTAATATTCGTCAGACAGAATTTTTGGTGTTTGTTCATTCAAAAAAGCGTGTAAAACAGAATATTCAGCTAAATGATTTGCATTTTCATACGCAATTCGCTGTTCCATTGCCAAAATAAAATCGTCAGAAAGAGGTTTTTTTCCTATGGTTTCTTCTAAAAGCTTGAATTGATTTTTACGTAACTTCTCTACTTCGCTTTTAAAATTTTTTTCATTCGAATTTTTATATTTCTTTGGATACAGCGTATTTTTAGAACTATTGCCAAATTCTATTTCCCATTTTTGTAGAAAGTTATTTTCGGCTGCACCCAAGCCAGAAAATTTTGTTCCATAAGGCAAAGCACCTAATTCTACTTGCATATTTAAACTATCACCTACATGAAGATAAATTTGTCCTTGTTTGTCTTTACATTTCCATAAAAGCCAAGTTGATTTTTTGAGAGGAATTATAAAATTAAATTCTCCTTTTTCATTTGTTGTAACAAGGTGTCTTTTGGGTTGAAAAGTCAAGTATTGATATTGATATTCTATAATTATTTCATACGAAGACGCAGGAAGCATTTTTCCTTCTAAAATAGTAGAAAATTGAGCAAAACTTTCAAAAGAAAAACTAAATGAAAATAAAAAGCACAAGACTAGAATAATTTTTTTTGCAATAGGGCTTTTAAAAATATAAATTAAACGTAAAAAAATAGTCATTAATAAAGAATTATGAGAAATAGTGTACTATCAAAACTAAAATTAAATAATTATCAAAATTAAGCCAAATTCTATTGATATAATACACATGCAACAAAATTGCGCTGCTTATTTTTTAATTTTGAAAGTCTAGTTTATATTTATTGCATTTTTTAAACTTCAATTTATGTCACATTCACACGACCATAATCATACAGGACATAGGCACGAACACGCTCCCCAAAGTCTAGAAAATATCAATTCAGCTTTTTACATTGGTATTGCTCTCAATATTGTTTTTACAGCTATCGAATTTATTTATGGTTATTCTACTGATTCTTTAGCTCTTTTGTCAGATGCCACTCATAATCTAAGTGATGTAGGAAGTCTTATTTTAGCTCTTGTTGGGATGAAACTTGCCAAAAAAACAGCTACTCTAAGCTATACCTATGGTTTTAAAAAGGCTTCTTTATTAGCTTCTCTTATCAATTCTGTTTTGCTTGTGGCTGTTGCTGGAGGAATTATTTATGAAGCAATTCACCGTTTTACTAATCCTTCTCCTTTAACAGGAAATACTATTATTGTTGTCTCTGCAATTGGAGTTGTGATAAACACAGTTTCTGCATTTTTATTTTTTAAAGGACAAAAAGATGATATTAATGTAAAAGGAGCTTTTTTACATTTGCTTGTCGATGCGCTTGTTTCAGTAGGTGTAGTGATTGCAGGAACGATTATTTATTTTACAGATTGGACAATTATTGACCCTATTATTAGCTGCGTTATTGCAATTGTTGTTTTGGTTTCGACATGGAATTTGTTTAATGAAAGTGTGCGTTTGGTTTTAGATGGCGTTCCGAGCAGCATAAAAATAGAAGATATAAAGGAGTCTCTTTTAGAAATAGAAGAAATAGATAAAGTTCATCACATGCATGTTTGGGCATTGAGCAGTACCGAAAATGCAATGACTGTGCATGTTGTTTTAAAAAAATATGCCTTAGATGCTGCAAATAGCAATGCCGAAACTCCTCTTCAACGTTGGGAACGTCTTAAATTGATTATTCGTCATAAACTTCTGCATCATTCTGTTCATCATGCGACTTTAGAACTTGATGCTGATGATAGTTTGGCAGATGAGAAAGTGCATTAAGGAATGATGATCTGCCAAAGCAGCTAAAGCTAATTATTGATAAATAAATAATTGGGCAGAATTAATAACAAAACCCACGATTTTAATCGTGGGAAAAGAGGAGCAGAAAGGTGGAAAATATCCTCCAACTATCCCATAACTAAAGTTATGGGTTTCATTCTTTCTGCCATTGTCGGTGTCCCCACTGGCGATAGTAAAACACAAATAAACTTATGTTACACTGTATTTTAAATTTAAAAGCAGTAGTTTATTTAATTCTTATTCTTAATAAGGTTTGGAAAAGCAAAAAACCATTTCTATAAAAATAGAAATGGTTTTTATTATAACAGTTGTAAAGAATTATCTTTAAAGTAAAAATTACTTCTTAGCAGCTTCAGTACGTTTGTTTTTAGTTTCCTGTACTTCTGTACGGATTTCTTGTGCTATTTTTTTGAGGTCTTGCATTCCTTTACGGATACGAGTTCCTGCTGCTTGATTTTCTTTATCGTAAAATTTAGAAAAATCTTCTTTAAGTTGTGTGATTAAGTCTTCGACTTCTTGATAACGACCCATAGTGAAAAGTAAATTGAAGGTTATAAATTAAATTTAAAAAAATGCTTTTAAAAGCAAAAAAGGTATAAGACAAAATGCCTGTATAGCTCTATTATGCCCTATTTGAATGACAATATACTAACAAAACTATCAAAAACAGCGTTTTGAGCCGTTTTTTTTAGACTTTCTTATATATTTTTTTCAATAGTGAAATTATATTTTTTCTTCTATTGATAGAAAAACTTCTTAACAATCTGAAAAACAATTAGTTAGTGTTATTTGTCAAGTAAGTATTTAATTTTTAAAAAACACCAACAAATAGAATATAACATAGCTATACGGATTTAATTAGATAGCAGCACTAATTTCATTGTTTGCATAAACTCCATTTTTGAGCTTATCCGAAACTGCTTTAAATGCTTCAATGGTTTGTTTTACATCTTCTAATGTATGCGCTGCTGTTGGAATAAGACGCAACATAATTACATCTTTAGGAACAACTGGATAAATTACAACCGAACAGAAAATAAAGTAATTTTCACGAAGGTCAATGATAAGATTTCCTGCTTCATTATTGCCACCACTCAAAAATACAGGTGTAACAGGTGAATCTGTCTCGCCAATATTAAAGCCATTTTCACGCAAACCATCTTGAAGCGCACGCACTACTTTCCAAAGATTAGCTTTTAGTTCTGGCATAGTACGAAGCATTTCCAAACGTTTCATGTTGCCAACAACAAGAGGCATTGGTAATGTCTTTGCATAAATCTGTGAACGCATGTTGTAACGTAAATAATTAATTACGTCTTCAGGACCTGAAACGAAAGCTCCAATACTTGCCATAGATTTGGCAAATGTAGAGAAATAAATATCAATTTCGTCTTGAACGCCTTGTGCTTCTCCCGTTCCGATTCCTGTTTCTCCCATTGTACCGAAGCCATGAGCATCGTCAACAAGCATACGAAAATTATATTTTTTTCTAAGCTCAACAATTTCTTTTAGTTTACCTTGGTCGCCAAGCATTCCAAATACTCCTTCTGTAATTACTAAAATAGCTCCTCCTGTATTCTCTACATATTTAGTAGCTCTTTCTAATTGTTTTTCACAGTTTTCGATATTATTGTGAGGAAAAACATAACGTTTTGCAAGGCTCATTCTGAGTCCATCAAGAATACAAGCATGTGATTCAGAATCATAAACTACAACATCTTTACGATCAAGAAGTGCATCTACAACAGACATAATCCCTTGATAGCCATAATTCAATATAAAAGTATCTTCTTTTTGTACAAAATCCGAAAGCTGAGATTCAAATTCTTCTATTGTATTTGAGTTTCCAGACATCATACGTGAACCCATCGGATAGGCAAGTCCCCAATCTTTAGTAGCTTCTGTATCTGCCTTACGAACCTCTGGGTGGTTAGCAAGTCCTAAGTAATTATTCAAACTCCATGTCAATACTTCTTTTCCTCTAAATCTCATGCGAGGCTTCAATTCGCCTTCCAATTTTGGAAACGCAAAATAGCCATGTGCAATAGAAGAAAATTGACCTAAAGGGCCACGATTTGTTTTTAATTTTTCGAATAAATCCACGTTATATCTTTTAGTTAATGGTTGATGTAGCGGCTTTTTAATCAATATTTAATTACTGATTTATAAATCAATATATTCTTTCAAATTGATTTTTTTATAATTTTATTAATCATAAAACTATTTTTTACTTATATATGAAGATACGAATAAAAGCAGGAAGTAAAAAAGCAAGATTACCTATTTTTTATTAAAAGCCGAAAAAATAATACGCAAATATAGTGCGAAAAGGGCAATTTTGGAAATACAGAGCTATTCTAAGCCATTTTTGTTCGAAATTTCTCTTAAATTAACTCAGAATTTAAAAAAATAGAAATACCGTTATTAGTGTTTTATCGATAGCAACTTGTTGTTGGTCTTAGACTTGTATTTTCAAGTAAATACAAAACTACTTACACTCGCAGATTTGAAGACTAAGCAGAATAAGGACTGGGGAGAGCCATTTTATAGATAGCTGAGCTATAGTTGGAGTGATGCTTCTAATCTGTTGACATTTTTACAAAAAAAGTAAGTTCTACCAAGGAAGAACTTACTTAACAGTTAAATAATTACTACTACTTTTTTGTGCTTTTTGAAGGCTTCAACGAAGGAGTATTACCAGGAGTATTTTTATTATCTCTTTGACGTCTATCAGGCTTTCCTGTCGATATAGCAACTCTTTTTGGTCCAGGTTTAAGTCCCATAATTAAATAGTTTGGTTATCATTAAAGAATAAATTTATGTAAGTGTAAACGTAATTAAACACTCATTATCATAAAAGTTTTTTTCGATAAAAAGTTCCATCAATAAAACTTTTCTCATCAAATCTATTAAAAAATGGCTCTAGCTCAGCTCTAGCCATAATTTCATACATAAACTTCCTAACCATCACTCGTAAAAAAAATAGCTCTCGCTTGCTTCCTAGCAAGTGATTTATATGTGGCTTGTAGCCGTGTATTTGTATTTCTAAACTAGCATAAATCTAATATTTTAAAGTCAAAATCAAAAGAACTTTACAAATTAAAATGGCAAATACAAAAACCACGGCTACAAGCCGAATACATATGAAGCACTCGTTAAAAACGAGCGATAGCCACAAAGATACTTTTTGTTAAAACAAGTATTCATAAATTTGAAAATTTTATTTTTTACTAGTAAAGATAGTTAATTTATTTTCCCAAGTTAAAATCATATAAATCCAAACAGGAATACAACAAGCAAAAACGATGTATGTTCCTGTACTTCCAAATTCGATAAGTATATCAATCCAAGCGTGCAGAGTTACGACCACAAAAAGGGATTTTGTTTTTTCGATAGCTTTTCCCAAAATAACACTAATAATAAAACTGCCTAAGCCAAAAGCTAAAATTTTAACGATAATCATATACCATTCTCCAGAAGAAGTACGAACGAAAATATGCCAAAACTCCCATAAAACAGCAATGATTAAATATTTTGGTAGTGGTTTTACATTCTTCAAACTGTCTTGTAAAAAACCTCTCCAGCCAATTTCTTCTCCCAAAATAGAAATAAAACCTACAATAGATAACACTAAAGGCGCAACATGAACAGGAAAAGGAAGTCCTTCTATTCCCACAGTGCAAAGTCCAAACACAGGCAGGAAATAAAAAATAAGGGATTTTATCCAAGAAGTTCCTCCTAGAGAAACCGTTTTTTCAATGCTTTTTCTAAACAAAAAATAACATACTAAAGCCGAAATTCCGACTCCCCACATGATGAACCATTGTTTGGCAAAACCTATCATTTTCCAGTCTATCCAACTGTCTGTATTAAAGTGTCGCCACCAAAAAAAAGGAAACGAAATGGCACACGCCAAAACATAATAAACTGCAATCGCTTTCCAATTTATTTTTGAAGAATCAGGAGAAATAAGTATATTTTTCATAGATTGAAATTAAGTTTTACAGTACTGGACATGAGTTAAATTTTTCATAGAACTCAGCAGTAGCTCGCACAATCCTTGTTCGGCTGAGTCTTCCAAAAAACAGTGAAAAATAGCTCTCGAAAACTATGGTAAAACCAAGCCTATCCTTTAGAAAAATTGTTAAAATTTATTCCGTTTCTATCATATAGCGTTTTGTTTTTTACACAGGCAAAAATGCGTTGTATAATTTTATTTCGTAAGGCATTAATAACACTCATTTTATTCTTGCCTTCTGCTACTTTTCTTAGGTAATACTCTCTCATCTCCCCCTCTACTTTCATAGCAGATAAAGCGCACATGTGCAAGGCTGTTTTGAGGGTTTTATTAGCCATTTTTGATACTCTTGCCCTGCCTTTAAATTTCCCAGAAGAGTTTTCAAAAGGCACAACACCACAATAAGAAGCGAGTTGTTTGGCAGTATCAAATTTGGTAAAACCATCAGTAGCTACCAGTAACTGAATCGCTGTTACTTTTCCAACACCTACTACAGAAGTGGTGAGCCGATAGAGTTCTTTCAATTCAGCATCCTCTTGAATAATTTGATGCATCTGCTTTTCTATTTCTTCTATGCGAAGGCTAAAGTGTTCCAACGTTGTTTTAGAGCTTTCCTCTAGAAGCTGCTGAATAGACGCTTTGCTAAATTGGCTCTGCTCACCAACGTAAGTTTCTAGCTCCTGTCTGTGAGTAACTAGCTTTTTTCGTAGTGTCTGCAAGGTTTTTAGGGTTTCTAGTTCTTGAGTAGGAGGAATATATAAGTTCGCTTTGTCTTGAAAACGAAAGGCATAAGCTCCGATATTTTCAGCATCAGCTTTGTCATTTTTAAGCTTTTTGACACCCATAGAACGTTTAATTTGAATGGCATTTTCTACCCAAATGGCACAATTAAATTCCATCAAAGCAATGACAAGCCAGTTGATATACATTCCTGTATGTTCCATACAAAACAAACTTTTCTCTAGCTCATAAAGGTCTTGAAAAGAAAAAAGATAGGTCTGTATTGCGTTCAAATTGTTCTCAATGCGTTTATGATTTACTACTTCTCCTTCTTGAAGAATAGCAATATCTAAATGTTCTTTGCTCACATCAATGCCTATAAAATTTTGGTAAGTTTGCATAAATAAGTTAATTTAGAGTTACCTAATTTAAAAAGTGATTCATCGTATTCAATCAGACTTAAAACCTTATCTAATGAGTTTATTTTTAGGTCAATAAAAATACTCCGAAAACTATTTGAGTTTGAGATTGAATAAAGGTAGGAAGAGGCTGTTTCGAGAGATAGATTTTTATAGTCTGGCTCGGCTATAGGTTCTCTTCCTACTAGATGAATTCTTAAATACAAGATAAGAAATTACATCTATTTTATCTACTACAAACCTAAAGGCTTGCTTCTTAGCAAGTGAGCAATATGTATTCGGCTTGTAGCCGTGGTTTTTGTATTTGGTATTTTAAGTTGTACATTTTTTTGATTTTCGTTAAAAAATCAAAGCCATTTAATTTACCAGCATCTAACTTTACGCAAACCCCAACTGCTTCCTTACTTTCTGTAAAACTTCAAAAGCTACTTTTCGTGCTTTTTCTTCACCTATTTTGAGTTTATTATCTAGTTCTTTTTCATCTGCCATTAGTTTATCAAAAGTAATTCTTTCGTTCTTATATTTATCTAAGATAAGTTCTAAAAGAGCCTTTTTTGCATGTCCATAGCCATAATTTCCACCTGCATAATTTTGTTTCATTGTCTTCAAATCACTTTCAGAAGCTAATAATTTATACAAAGAAAAGACATTACAAGTTTCGGTATCCTTTGGTTCTTCTAAAGGTGTACTGTCTGTTACGATAGACATAACTTGCTTTTTGAGCTGCTTTTCAGGTAAGAAAATATCGACAATATTTCCATACGATTTACTCATTTTTCGCCCATCAGTCCCCGGAATTGTCATTATTTGTTCATCTACTTTCACTTCTGGCATCACAAAAATTTCTCCGTACTTATTATTAAAAGCTGAAGCAATATCTCTAGTAATTTCTAAATGTTGAATTTGGTCTTTTCCAACAGGAACAAACTCAGCATCATACATCAAAATATCAGCAGCCATCAAAACAGGATACGTAAAAAGACCTGCATTTACATCTGAAAGAGAATCTGATTTATCTTTGAACGAATGTGCATTGGCAAGCATTGGAAAAGGGGTAAAACACGATAAATGCCACGCAAGTTCGGTTACTTCTGGGATTCTTGACTGACGATAGAACGTATTTTTTTCTATATCAAAACCAAAAGCCAGCCACGCAGCAGCAACAGCATTTGTATTTTGAATTCTCGTTTCGGCATCTTTTACCGTTGTGAGAGAGTGCAAGTCAGCAATAAAAAAATAAGAATCATTACCTGCTTTTTTTGAAAGCTCAATAGCTGGTAAGATTGCGCCCAAAAGATTTCCTAAATGTGGACGACCAGAAGACTGAATACCTGTGAGAATACGGGACATATTGAATTGTGAATGATGAATTGTGAAGGATGAATGGAATAAAATAAAACCAAACACTATTTTTCGTTTTTCTGTCGTTGTTGGCGTTGCCACCAACAACAATAGTTTACCTTACTTCAAAATTGAAAAAAAAGTTTCAAAAAGCCTAATTATTTACTTTTAAGAAAAATAAAAAGGATTTTTGCCTATCCAAAAAATACACCATACAAATATCTACCAGGTGAAAAAGTAAAAGCTCCTGCAATAATGAGCGCACCAAAATATAGTAAAATCATTTTTCGTTTGTGGGATTTTACATCTCCTTTTTTAATGGCAAAATAAGCCGTTGGAACAGTATAAAGAACGACAAAACTAAAAATATGAATCCACCCAAAATGATTGAAAACTGTAAATCCAATCGTTGCAGGCATAAAAAGAGTAATAATTGCTGTAAAAAGCATCAAAATCATATATATTCTTCCAAAAATTTTATGAATTTGTGTCCCTTTTTTGATGAGTAAAAGAACTGTTCCGATAAAAAAACTAGGCACTACGGTAGCCAAATGAAGATACATGAGTTGTAAATAATCCATAAGTAAGTAAGTTAGATTTGAGAAAAAAAATCAAAAGTATAAAATTTTATAATTACTATGTTACTTTTTCTAATCACTAAATTTTCCGTTATTTGAGCTTTCTAGCT
This is a stretch of genomic DNA from Bernardetia sp. MNP-M8. It encodes these proteins:
- a CDS encoding sulfite exporter TauE/SafE family protein; translated protein: MFFPALLLGLTGSLHCVGMCAPLTFAFMQGKNFVQKLFFYQLGRILMYAILGMGVGFVGQALFFSNWQSYAAFLLGGTLILAGLFSFNLDRITNKISVLKWISLKITPLIGNYLFDEKPYKLFFAGLLNGLLPCGLVYFALLGAVAAGTSLEGGIFMTGFGLGTLPLLLTSLFFSKYFSQKINTKNIIFQKLKIIYPYAFILMGIWFLGMGIISWQNGVADCH
- a CDS encoding Crp/Fnr family transcriptional regulator — translated: MKKKKVEFPKCETCPKRAASVFCDLSEEEVANMSATKGCNFYKRGQNLFYEGSRAIGVHCIYEGKVKLTKLGIDGKEQIVKIASDGEVLGYNSLLSQMPYNVSAEALDDAVVCFLPTSTFSELIDDNKNFPRKMMQLMAKDTQDMEQRLTNWMQKSVRERLAEVLLLLHNRYPDKDKNQTIDVRLSREEIANLVGTATESAIRYLSELNTDKIIELKGKEIIILDREKLVKIANIDIV
- a CDS encoding redoxin domain-containing protein, which translates into the protein MTIFLRLIYIFKSPIAKKIILVLCFLFSFSFSFESFAQFSTILEGKMLPASSYEIIIEYQYQYLTFQPKRHLVTTNEKGEFNFIIPLKKSTWLLWKCKDKQGQIYLHVGDSLNMQVELGALPYGTKFSGLGAAENNFLQKWEIEFGNSSKNTLYPKKYKNSNEKNFKSEVEKLRKNQFKLLEETIGKKPLSDDFILAMEQRIAYENANHLAEYSVLHAFLNEQTPKILSDEYYSFFEETIIQSPSALNQPAYLRFLRNYLEFRYIKSHQETSLKAYSDLYYPLLFEITEKELLGSVQAHAQSILIIELAKQGNEKLYKKYYKKYLSIHKDDKSASVLKEFIENSQKMKIGKLAPNFSLPDATGATVKLSDFRGKIVYLFFGSLESDFIENYLKGFEYLNNQIKNQTENKSNQIVFLWIQTAKLSSTVSSNNKNLETRFKELNITSLTCYFSDTLGYNLNGLPSAFLIDKKGKLVYSDTKLPSDIGLLEDISYFLND
- a CDS encoding cation diffusion facilitator family transporter, yielding MSHSHDHNHTGHRHEHAPQSLENINSAFYIGIALNIVFTAIEFIYGYSTDSLALLSDATHNLSDVGSLILALVGMKLAKKTATLSYTYGFKKASLLASLINSVLLVAVAGGIIYEAIHRFTNPSPLTGNTIIVVSAIGVVINTVSAFLFFKGQKDDINVKGAFLHLLVDALVSVGVVIAGTIIYFTDWTIIDPIISCVIAIVVLVSTWNLFNESVRLVLDGVPSSIKIEDIKESLLEIEEIDKVHHMHVWALSSTENAMTVHVVLKKYALDAANSNAETPLQRWERLKLIIRHKLLHHSVHHATLELDADDSLADEKVH
- a CDS encoding histone H1, which encodes MGRYQEVEDLITQLKEDFSKFYDKENQAAGTRIRKGMQDLKKIAQEIRTEVQETKNKRTEAAKK
- a CDS encoding pyridoxal phosphate-dependent aminotransferase family protein, with protein sequence MDLFEKLKTNRGPLGQFSSIAHGYFAFPKLEGELKPRMRFRGKEVLTWSLNNYLGLANHPEVRKADTEATKDWGLAYPMGSRMMSGNSNTIEEFESQLSDFVQKEDTFILNYGYQGIMSVVDALLDRKDVVVYDSESHACILDGLRMSLAKRYVFPHNNIENCEKQLERATKYVENTGGAILVITEGVFGMLGDQGKLKEIVELRKKYNFRMLVDDAHGFGTMGETGIGTGEAQGVQDEIDIYFSTFAKSMASIGAFVSGPEDVINYLRYNMRSQIYAKTLPMPLVVGNMKRLEMLRTMPELKANLWKVVRALQDGLRENGFNIGETDSPVTPVFLSGGNNEAGNLIIDLRENYFIFCSVVIYPVVPKDVIMLRLIPTAAHTLEDVKQTIEAFKAVSDKLKNGVYANNEISAAI
- a CDS encoding CPBP family intramembrane glutamic endopeptidase, encoding MKNILISPDSSKINWKAIAVYYVLACAISFPFFWWRHFNTDSWIDWKMIGFAKQWFIMWGVGISALVCYFLFRKSIEKTVSLGGTSWIKSLIFYFLPVFGLCTVGIEGLPFPVHVAPLVLSIVGFISILGEEIGWRGFLQDSLKNVKPLPKYLIIAVLWEFWHIFVRTSSGEWYMIIVKILAFGLGSFIISVILGKAIEKTKSLFVVVTLHAWIDILIEFGSTGTYIVFACCIPVWIYMILTWENKLTIFTSKK
- a CDS encoding IS110 family transposase, whose translation is MQTYQNFIGIDVSKEHLDIAILQEGEVVNHKRIENNLNAIQTYLFSFQDLYELEKSLFCMEHTGMYINWLVIALMEFNCAIWVENAIQIKRSMGVKKLKNDKADAENIGAYAFRFQDKANLYIPPTQELETLKTLQTLRKKLVTHRQELETYVGEQSQFSKASIQQLLEESSKTTLEHFSLRIEEIEKQMHQIIQEDAELKELYRLTTSVVGVGKVTAIQLLVATDGFTKFDTAKQLASYCGVVPFENSSGKFKGRARVSKMANKTLKTALHMCALSAMKVEGEMREYYLRKVAEGKNKMSVINALRNKIIQRIFACVKNKTLYDRNGINFNNFSKG
- the trpS gene encoding tryptophan--tRNA ligase; translated protein: MSRILTGIQSSGRPHLGNLLGAILPAIELSKKAGNDSYFFIADLHSLTTVKDAETRIQNTNAVAAAWLAFGFDIEKNTFYRQSRIPEVTELAWHLSCFTPFPMLANAHSFKDKSDSLSDVNAGLFTYPVLMAADILMYDAEFVPVGKDQIQHLEITRDIASAFNNKYGEIFVMPEVKVDEQIMTIPGTDGRKMSKSYGNIVDIFLPEKQLKKQVMSIVTDSTPLEEPKDTETCNVFSLYKLLASESDLKTMKQNYAGGNYGYGHAKKALLELILDKYKNERITFDKLMADEKELDNKLKIGEEKARKVAFEVLQKVRKQLGFA
- a CDS encoding DUF2306 domain-containing protein; the encoded protein is MDYLQLMYLHLATVVPSFFIGTVLLLIKKGTQIHKIFGRIYMILMLFTAIITLFMPATIGFTVFNHFGWIHIFSFVVLYTVPTAYFAIKKGDVKSHKRKMILLYFGALIIAGAFTFSPGRYLYGVFFG